In the Deltaproteobacteria bacterium genome, one interval contains:
- a CDS encoding slipin family protein: MAVQFMATPFIVIIVFIILGIRILNEYERGVIFRLGRLSNTKGPGLRWIIPFIDRMVKVDLRTVTMDVPGQDVITRDNVSIKVNAVIYFRVIKPTKAIIEVEDFLYATSQLAQTTLRSVCGEAELDELLSERDAVNKKLQEILDKMTDPWGVKVSTVEVKHIDLPLEMQRSMAKQAEAERERRAKIIHAEGELQASYKLSEAAQVIDRSPKALQLRYLQTLSEVAAENNSTVLFPIPIDLLTPFLGKSESGKGG; this comes from the coding sequence ATGGCTGTACAGTTTATGGCGACACCTTTTATTGTAATAATTGTCTTTATTATTCTTGGTATCAGGATCCTCAATGAATATGAACGTGGTGTTATTTTCAGGCTCGGCCGGCTTTCAAATACAAAGGGACCGGGCCTTCGCTGGATCATTCCTTTTATCGACAGGATGGTCAAGGTAGATCTAAGAACCGTTACCATGGATGTGCCCGGCCAGGATGTGATTACCAGGGATAATGTTTCCATCAAGGTCAATGCCGTTATTTATTTCAGGGTTATTAAACCGACAAAGGCTATTATCGAGGTAGAAGATTTTCTTTATGCCACATCCCAGCTTGCCCAGACCACGCTGAGAAGTGTCTGTGGAGAGGCAGAACTGGATGAACTCTTGTCGGAAAGGGATGCTGTAAATAAAAAATTACAGGAAATTCTCGATAAAATGACTGATCCCTGGGGGGTCAAGGTGTCTACCGTCGAGGTAAAGCATATCGACCTCCCGCTGGAGATGCAACGTTCTATGGCTAAACAGGCGGAAGCTGAAAGAGAAAGGCGCGCAAAAATTATTCATGCCGAAGGAGAACTTCAGGCCTCCTATAAGCTCTCCGAAGCGGCTCAAGTCATCGACAGGAGTCCGAAAGCACTCCAGCTCAGATACCTGCAAACCCTCTCTGAAGTGGCTGCCGAAAACAACTCTACCGTTTTATTTCCCATCCCTATCGATCTTCTAACGCCTTTCCTGGGGAAAAGTGAATCCGGAAAGGGGGGGTAA
- a CDS encoding SDR family NAD(P)-dependent oxidoreductase, which produces MKLEKRTILITGGSSGIGRCLAEELVQAGNRIIIASRSAQSNRPEMIALTCDLTEQTSVTELVARLKKEDLNPDILINNAAIQCTPKFIEGNFDFHSIEKEITVNFTAVAWLTSLLLPLLMRHKPSAIVNISSGLALYPKSSSAIYCATKAALHSFSQSLRYQLEETVVSVHEVILPLVDTPMTEGRGSGKISAKAAAGAIIDGLKRDKEEIYVGKAKWLPLLSRISPAIAQNILKKH; this is translated from the coding sequence ATGAAACTTGAAAAGCGCACTATTCTTATTACGGGCGGCAGTTCCGGTATCGGCCGATGCCTGGCCGAAGAACTGGTTCAAGCCGGAAACAGGATTATTATAGCTTCACGTTCAGCACAAAGCAACAGACCGGAGATGATCGCTCTCACCTGTGACCTGACAGAGCAAACATCGGTAACAGAGCTGGTTGCTAGACTCAAAAAGGAAGACTTAAATCCGGACATCCTCATTAACAACGCAGCCATTCAATGCACACCAAAATTTATCGAAGGGAACTTTGATTTCCATTCAATAGAAAAAGAGATTACGGTAAATTTCACCGCTGTCGCCTGGTTAACAAGCCTGCTGTTGCCTCTATTGATGCGGCACAAACCGAGCGCCATCGTTAACATCTCATCGGGCCTTGCTCTTTATCCCAAAAGCAGCTCGGCCATCTATTGCGCCACCAAGGCCGCCCTGCACAGCTTTTCACAGTCACTGCGTTATCAGCTCGAAGAGACGGTTGTTTCAGTTCATGAAGTAATTTTACCCCTCGTTGACACGCCCATGACCGAGGGTCGCGGATCAGGAAAAATTTCAGCCAAAGCAGCAGCAGGGGCAATCATTGACGGCTTAAAAAGAGATAAAGAGGAAATCTATGTTGGCAAGGCAAAATGGCTCCCCCTGCTTTCGCGAATATCACCGGCCATAGCGCAAAATATTCTTAAAAAACATTAG
- a CDS encoding Crp/Fnr family transcriptional regulator: MEKNNSGSLLDLPLTEAQKKKLNSCMSEVRHAKGDVVFSQGDLISNLYILRSGLIKLVYYTWEGKELIKSFIQEGDLFGSLVSQLNRGGSTFSALCIEESCLQILPYSALESLVEESPEAQQFAINFFRELALKKETREYEFLCLSVEARYHKFMTDYPELTERIAQQDLARYLGITPIALSRIKHRQTGAGPQ; encoded by the coding sequence ATGGAAAAAAATAATTCAGGCAGTCTGCTTGACCTGCCCCTGACGGAGGCGCAGAAAAAAAAGTTGAACAGTTGCATGAGTGAAGTCCGGCACGCAAAAGGTGATGTGGTTTTCTCTCAAGGTGACTTGATAAGTAATCTCTATATTCTGCGTTCAGGCCTGATTAAGCTGGTTTACTATACCTGGGAAGGCAAAGAGCTGATTAAGTCCTTCATTCAGGAAGGCGATCTCTTTGGCTCGCTGGTGAGTCAACTGAATAGGGGCGGTTCCACTTTTTCCGCCCTCTGTATTGAAGAATCCTGCCTGCAGATACTACCTTACAGCGCACTTGAATCACTGGTTGAAGAGAGTCCTGAGGCGCAGCAATTTGCAATCAACTTCTTTCGTGAACTTGCTTTAAAAAAAGAGACACGAGAGTATGAGTTTCTGTGCCTCTCTGTGGAGGCACGTTATCACAAGTTTATGACTGATTATCCCGAACTGACGGAACGTATCGCCCAGCAGGATCTTGCCCGTTATCTGGGCATTACACCAATTGCATTAAGCCGTATAAAACACCGTCAGACCGGGGCAGGCCCCCAGTGA
- the ppsA gene encoding phosphoenolpyruvate synthase — MQGGQYIKWFKDITIDDVPTVGGKNASLGEMYRELGEKGVRIPNGFAVRAEAYRHLIASARMGEELKEAMSGLDKSNLSDLAHRGKKARDLILGGGIPHDLWQEIKEAYHQLCDEYGHNTDVAVRSSATAEDLPTASFAGQQETYLNIRGYHSLREACSKCFASLFTDRAISYRIDNGFDHFKVALSIGIMKMVRSDMATSGVMFTLDTETGFRDVVFITATYGLGENIVQGAVNPDEYYVFKPTLKEGKRPLIRKKTGEKKIKMIYGRGDSKLLTRNVEVPKAERNRLCLTDDEALELARYAVTIEDHYSQKARVHRPMDIEWAKDGESGELFIVQARPETVQSQKALDVLETYHLEERGPVLARGRAVGEKIAVGKAHIIPDVAHLSRFNDGEVLVADTTTPDWEPVMKRAAAIVTNRGGRTCHAAIVSRELGIPALVGTGDATEQVKLGTTVTVSCAEGDEGLLYEGELPFHVEELHLGELKRPKTKIMMNLGDPELAFSLSMIPCDGVGLARMEFIINSFIKIHPMALVHPEKVTDEKEKVHIEELTFGYEKRSDFFVEKLAEGVGTIAAAFYPRPVIVRMSDFKTNEYASLIGGSYFEPGEENPMIGFRGASRYYDERYREGFALECRAMKKVRNDMGLGNLIIMIPFCRTVEEGEKVIQEMAKNGLVRGENDLKVYVMCEIPNNVMEVDGFSRIFDGFSIGSNDLTQLTLGVDRDSELVAHIFDERDSGVMRMISMAIEGARRNGRHSGICGQAPSDYPEFAEFLVKEGIESISLNPDSVMKVTLKVLELEKEGGRLSSSS, encoded by the coding sequence ATGCAGGGTGGTCAATACATAAAATGGTTTAAAGACATTACCATTGATGATGTCCCTACCGTCGGCGGCAAGAACGCTTCTCTTGGCGAGATGTACCGTGAACTTGGCGAAAAGGGGGTGAGGATTCCCAATGGATTTGCCGTAAGGGCTGAGGCTTACCGGCATTTGATAGCCTCTGCCCGTATGGGGGAGGAATTGAAAGAGGCCATGTCGGGTCTCGATAAATCAAACCTGTCCGATCTGGCTCATCGCGGGAAAAAGGCCCGTGACCTCATTCTTGGTGGTGGTATACCTCACGACCTCTGGCAGGAGATCAAAGAGGCCTACCATCAACTTTGCGATGAATACGGACATAATACGGATGTTGCCGTCAGAAGTTCGGCCACGGCGGAGGATCTGCCGACAGCGTCCTTTGCAGGCCAGCAGGAAACTTACCTCAACATTCGGGGTTATCATTCCCTGAGGGAGGCCTGCAGTAAGTGTTTTGCCTCTCTCTTTACGGACAGGGCCATTTCCTACCGTATCGACAACGGCTTTGACCATTTCAAGGTGGCACTCTCCATCGGCATTATGAAAATGGTTCGTTCAGACATGGCCACAAGCGGCGTCATGTTTACACTCGATACGGAGACGGGATTTCGTGATGTTGTCTTTATTACCGCTACTTACGGTCTTGGTGAAAACATTGTCCAGGGGGCTGTCAATCCCGATGAATATTATGTTTTTAAACCAACCCTGAAAGAAGGTAAGCGTCCCCTTATCAGGAAGAAGACCGGTGAAAAGAAGATCAAAATGATCTATGGCCGGGGCGACTCCAAGCTACTCACACGAAATGTGGAAGTGCCCAAAGCAGAGCGCAACCGCCTTTGCCTCACCGATGATGAAGCGCTGGAACTTGCCCGCTATGCTGTAACAATTGAGGACCATTATTCCCAAAAGGCCCGTGTTCATCGCCCCATGGATATTGAATGGGCCAAGGACGGTGAAAGTGGAGAACTTTTTATTGTTCAGGCACGGCCTGAAACGGTGCAGTCTCAGAAAGCGCTCGACGTTCTTGAAACCTATCACCTGGAAGAGAGAGGGCCTGTTCTGGCAAGAGGGCGGGCGGTAGGGGAAAAAATAGCTGTCGGGAAGGCGCATATTATTCCCGATGTGGCCCACCTTTCCCGTTTTAATGATGGTGAGGTGCTTGTTGCTGATACGACGACACCCGACTGGGAACCTGTTATGAAGCGGGCGGCGGCCATTGTCACCAACAGGGGAGGGCGAACCTGTCATGCCGCTATCGTGAGCAGAGAGCTGGGAATCCCGGCTCTTGTGGGGACGGGAGATGCCACAGAGCAGGTAAAGTTGGGAACGACCGTTACGGTAAGTTGCGCCGAGGGGGACGAGGGACTCTTGTACGAAGGGGAGCTTCCTTTTCATGTGGAAGAACTGCACCTCGGTGAACTCAAACGTCCGAAAACGAAGATCATGATGAATCTGGGAGACCCCGAGCTTGCCTTTTCCCTATCCATGATTCCCTGTGACGGTGTTGGTCTTGCCCGTATGGAGTTTATTATCAACTCCTTTATTAAAATTCATCCCATGGCCCTTGTTCATCCTGAAAAGGTGACTGATGAAAAAGAGAAGGTTCATATAGAGGAATTAACTTTTGGTTATGAGAAAAGGTCGGATTTTTTTGTTGAAAAGCTGGCTGAAGGGGTGGGCACCATTGCCGCCGCTTTTTATCCAAGACCTGTCATTGTCAGGATGAGTGACTTCAAGACCAATGAATATGCAAGTCTTATCGGCGGGAGCTATTTCGAACCGGGCGAGGAGAATCCCATGATCGGTTTCAGGGGGGCCTCGCGTTATTATGACGAGAGATACCGGGAGGGCTTTGCCCTTGAGTGCAGGGCCATGAAAAAAGTTCGCAATGACATGGGGCTTGGCAACCTGATCATTATGATTCCTTTCTGCCGGACAGTGGAAGAAGGGGAGAAGGTGATTCAGGAAATGGCGAAAAATGGCCTCGTCCGTGGTGAAAATGATCTCAAGGTCTATGTTATGTGCGAGATACCGAATAATGTCATGGAAGTGGATGGTTTTAGCCGTATATTTGATGGATTCTCCATCGGCTCTAACGATCTGACACAGCTTACCCTTGGTGTGGATCGTGACTCGGAACTGGTAGCCCATATTTTTGATGAACGTGACAGTGGCGTCATGAGAATGATTTCAATGGCCATTGAAGGTGCCAGGAGAAACGGCCGCCATAGCGGTATCTGCGGCCAGGCTCCCAGCGATTATCCTGAATTTGCAGAGTTTCTTGTAAAAGAGGGGATTGAGTCTATTTCTTTGAATCCCGATTCGGTTATGAAGGTGACGTTGAAGGTGCTGGAGTTGGAGAAGGAGGGGGGACGTTTAAGCTCCTCCTCTTAA
- a CDS encoding transcriptional regulator — translation MLSIKAVLDQNIQQSDYAGDYVSDQVEKLLAIMNDNWLSRDEMMNKLGLSHQPTFRKNYLKPALNQGLIVMKDPQSPKSPKQKYRKV, via the coding sequence ATGTTATCAATTAAAGCTGTTTTGGATCAAAATATTCAACAAAGCGACTATGCAGGCGACTATGTAAGCGATCAAGTAGAAAAACTATTAGCTATCATGAATGACAATTGGTTAAGCAGGGATGAGATGATGAATAAACTGGGTTTATCTCATCAGCCGACTTTTAGAAAAAACTACCTTAAGCCCGCTTTGAATCAAGGTTTAATTGTTATGAAAGATCCCCAAAGCCCTAAAAGCCCAAAACAAAAATATAGAAAAGTGTGA
- the rimO gene encoding 30S ribosomal protein S12 methylthiotransferase RimO produces MSLQHSCSFHVIRINLEKIAMVSLGCPKNRVDSEVILGLLGDKGYELTENPASAEIIIINTCTFIQKATEESVNAILEYASYKESGICRLLVVAGCLTQRYQEELKEELPEVDLFVGTGEYQRITDLVVETKKGETVVATGIPEYIHDHTTPRISTTPFYSSYIKIAEGCSNPCTFCIIPRLRGDFRSRNEASIVEEIKNFASNGVKEFNLVAQDTTAYGRDLPESTTLKNLLEKITAIDTVNWVRLLYCYPTLLNEELVNFIAKEEKIVKYIDLPLQHIDDKVLKGMKRGTREKMIRDLVARLRSTIPDVTLRSAFIVGFPGEGQKEFENLLSFIEETRFDHLGVFTYSQEEGTIAGSMPDQVDEEVKEERYNRIMELQQRISLEKNREHVGKKTKVLIEGLSEETDLLLQGRAAFQAPEIDGITYINEGTASTGEMREVLITEAHPYDLVGKIID; encoded by the coding sequence ATGAGTTTACAGCACAGCTGCTCTTTCCACGTTATAAGGATCAACTTGGAAAAGATTGCAATGGTCAGCCTTGGATGTCCCAAAAACAGGGTTGACTCTGAAGTCATACTGGGGCTCCTCGGCGACAAAGGTTACGAACTGACGGAAAACCCCGCCTCAGCGGAAATCATCATTATCAATACCTGTACCTTTATTCAAAAGGCGACGGAAGAATCTGTCAACGCAATTCTTGAATACGCCTCTTATAAAGAATCAGGCATATGCAGACTCCTCGTCGTAGCCGGATGCCTTACCCAGAGATACCAGGAGGAACTGAAGGAAGAACTCCCCGAAGTCGATCTCTTTGTCGGTACAGGTGAGTACCAGCGTATCACCGATCTCGTTGTGGAAACAAAAAAGGGTGAAACCGTCGTTGCAACAGGTATCCCCGAATACATTCACGACCATACGACGCCAAGGATTTCCACCACACCTTTTTATTCATCCTACATTAAAATTGCCGAAGGCTGCTCCAATCCATGCACCTTCTGCATTATACCAAGGTTGAGGGGAGATTTCAGGAGCCGGAATGAGGCTTCCATCGTGGAGGAGATAAAAAACTTCGCCTCAAATGGCGTCAAGGAATTCAACCTCGTTGCCCAGGATACGACGGCTTACGGCAGAGACCTGCCGGAATCGACAACACTTAAAAATCTTCTTGAAAAGATCACTGCCATCGATACAGTCAACTGGGTCAGGCTGCTCTACTGCTACCCTACCCTTTTAAACGAGGAACTGGTCAATTTCATTGCCAAAGAAGAGAAAATCGTAAAATATATCGACTTGCCGCTCCAGCATATTGACGACAAAGTCCTTAAGGGGATGAAGCGGGGAACGAGGGAAAAGATGATCCGTGATCTTGTGGCCCGTTTGAGATCAACCATTCCCGACGTAACGCTAAGAAGCGCCTTTATTGTCGGTTTTCCCGGAGAAGGGCAAAAGGAATTTGAAAACCTTTTATCCTTTATCGAAGAGACAAGGTTCGACCATCTCGGTGTTTTTACCTATTCGCAGGAAGAAGGAACCATAGCCGGCTCCATGCCCGACCAGGTCGATGAAGAGGTAAAGGAGGAGCGTTACAACAGGATCATGGAGCTGCAGCAACGCATATCTCTTGAAAAAAACAGGGAACATGTAGGCAAAAAAACAAAAGTTCTCATTGAAGGTTTGAGTGAGGAAACGGATCTTTTATTACAGGGAAGAGCCGCTTTTCAGGCCCCGGAAATAGACGGTATTACCTACATTAACGAAGGTACCGCGTCCACCGGGGAGATGAGGGAAGTCCTTATTACCGAAGCCCATCCCTATGATCTGGTAGGCAAAATAATCGACTAG
- a CDS encoding DUF2141 domain-containing protein, protein MSETAFEVTIKNIKKERGGQLIVFLFYEEGFPKNHEKSKERFIFQPTAAQIKVEIQVPQDKRFALKVLHDENKDGKVTKNWTGFIPRDGMGFSNGARIRFGPPAFDKAHITYKKQPQTITMKYF, encoded by the coding sequence ATGTCTGAGACAGCATTCGAAGTCACCATAAAAAACATCAAGAAAGAGCGGGGCGGACAGCTTATCGTCTTTCTATTCTATGAAGAGGGATTTCCAAAAAACCACGAGAAATCAAAAGAAAGATTTATATTTCAACCGACTGCCGCCCAGATAAAAGTTGAGATACAGGTCCCGCAGGATAAACGATTTGCGCTAAAAGTTCTTCATGACGAAAACAAAGATGGAAAGGTAACAAAAAACTGGACCGGTTTTATTCCCCGTGACGGTATGGGTTTTTCCAATGGCGCGCGAATTCGATTTGGACCACCGGCATTTGATAAGGCGCACATCACATATAAGAAGCAACCGCAAACAATCACCATGAAATATTTTTGA
- a CDS encoding UbiX family flavin prenyltransferase, with protein MKNDAITVAITGASGSIYAIRLVEALLKYNKKVNLLITEAGFLVMNEETGFNWRGDKNRVNEQIRAHFRAGEELIYYDNSNFYSPLASGSSGRGTMIICPCSMGTLGRIASGISGNLLERAADVVLKERGNLIIVARETPLNDIHLENMLKLSRMDARIVPAMPAFYQKPETIEDLVDFVVGKVLDQVGVEHDLFKRWGS; from the coding sequence ATGAAAAATGACGCCATAACCGTTGCCATTACAGGCGCCAGCGGTTCTATCTATGCCATCAGACTGGTTGAGGCCCTCCTGAAATATAATAAAAAAGTAAATCTTCTCATTACGGAAGCCGGTTTTCTTGTCATGAATGAAGAGACGGGCTTTAACTGGCGTGGCGACAAAAACAGGGTTAATGAGCAGATAAGAGCCCATTTCAGAGCTGGCGAAGAACTCATCTATTACGATAATTCCAACTTTTATTCCCCTCTTGCCAGCGGTTCTTCAGGCCGCGGTACTATGATTATCTGCCCCTGTTCTATGGGAACGCTGGGCCGCATTGCCAGTGGTATTTCAGGAAATCTTCTTGAAAGAGCAGCCGATGTCGTCCTTAAAGAGCGGGGAAATCTCATCATCGTTGCACGTGAAACGCCCCTCAATGACATTCACCTGGAAAACATGCTCAAACTCTCCCGCATGGATGCCCGCATCGTTCCCGCCATGCCCGCCTTCTACCAGAAACCGGAAACGATAGAAGATCTCGTTGATTTTGTCGTGGGAAAGGTTCTCGATCAGGTAGGGGTGGAGCATGATCTTTTCAAGAGGTGGGGGAGCTGA
- a CDS encoding TIR domain-containing protein, with protein MNLFDSIKIGDLKGQKLIELYQGDLTKLSPEDHVDILVVSAFPKDYSPVPGSLIGALHWKGVSVDELADDRAIDLRKHFSCWLSQEIKAKNKGIEFDRILCFEPYYRGKPPEVVGDIFRALSPILADMGGANSVALPIVAAGSQGYSVADVLPPLLDASIKWLSLGYPIKKLKIVSYSDEDTDHAKQIFDRIKKEKGFQNEVVEYQYDFFISYAHENVEEMEIIRKNISDLNNEINFFLDRQEIKIGQSWQIEVFKALDNCKKVISLYSPSYLDSKICQEEFNMAWLRGRNRNENTLIPIYIQNANLPTYMSSLNYIDCRESDEKKIINACSQIVKDL; from the coding sequence ATGAATTTATTTGATTCTATAAAAATAGGTGATTTAAAGGGTCAAAAATTAATTGAATTGTATCAGGGAGACCTAACGAAATTATCTCCTGAAGATCATGTGGATATACTAGTCGTCTCAGCATTTCCTAAAGATTATTCGCCTGTACCTGGTTCCCTTATTGGAGCGTTGCATTGGAAAGGTGTATCAGTTGACGAGTTAGCTGATGACAGAGCTATTGATTTACGCAAGCATTTTTCATGCTGGCTATCACAAGAAATCAAAGCAAAAAATAAAGGTATTGAATTTGACAGGATATTGTGTTTTGAGCCCTACTATAGAGGTAAGCCACCTGAAGTTGTTGGTGATATTTTTAGAGCACTTTCTCCAATTTTAGCAGATATGGGTGGCGCTAATTCTGTTGCATTACCAATAGTTGCGGCAGGGAGTCAAGGTTACTCAGTTGCTGATGTACTGCCTCCGCTTCTCGATGCATCAATTAAATGGTTATCTTTAGGATATCCCATAAAAAAATTAAAGATAGTCAGCTATTCGGATGAAGATACTGATCATGCAAAACAAATATTTGATCGAATAAAAAAAGAGAAGGGATTTCAAAATGAAGTTGTTGAATATCAATATGATTTTTTTATCAGCTATGCTCATGAAAATGTAGAGGAAATGGAGATAATACGAAAAAATATTTCTGATTTAAATAATGAAATCAACTTTTTTCTCGATCGACAAGAAATAAAAATAGGCCAATCATGGCAAATAGAGGTATTTAAGGCGTTGGATAATTGTAAAAAAGTAATTTCTCTTTATTCACCATCTTATTTGGATTCTAAAATTTGCCAAGAAGAATTTAATATGGCCTGGCTTCGGGGAAGAAATAGGAATGAGAATACATTGATTCCAATTTATATTCAAAACGCAAATCTTCCAACGTACATGTCATCATTAAATTACATTGATTGTAGGGAAAGTGATGAAAAAAAAATAATTAATGCGTGTTCGCAAATTGTGAAAGATTTATAA
- a CDS encoding chorismate pyruvate-lyase family protein, whose product MLNYIEKSNFLYDIKPVQNAWFHVKEFADHHLTNPLSPVARMLLTSDGSMTQMLESLLLSKVSMSIERQEIIASAAGLNIVDSEGRKALAREAWLTDGKRPLIYAHSILFSDDGNCSLESIQGVSQPLGRMLRDDKIKTLRDDCHMGIVRSEKIAGRLGINTENDLWARYYRLNTDSGLNGVIFELFNPDLIDM is encoded by the coding sequence GTGCTTAACTACATTGAAAAAAGCAATTTTTTATATGATATAAAGCCTGTTCAAAATGCCTGGTTTCATGTAAAGGAATTTGCCGATCATCATCTTACCAATCCCCTCTCGCCTGTGGCGAGAATGCTTCTCACTTCAGACGGTTCCATGACCCAGATGCTGGAATCGCTCCTTCTTTCAAAGGTTTCCATGTCCATTGAAAGGCAGGAAATTATTGCTTCTGCGGCAGGCCTCAATATCGTCGATAGTGAAGGACGTAAGGCCCTTGCAAGGGAAGCCTGGCTCACTGACGGCAAGCGGCCTCTCATTTATGCGCATTCCATTCTTTTTTCTGATGATGGCAATTGTTCTCTTGAGTCCATTCAGGGCGTAAGCCAGCCTCTCGGCAGAATGTTGAGAGACGATAAGATAAAGACGCTGAGAGATGATTGTCATATGGGCATTGTAAGGAGCGAAAAAATTGCCGGGCGCCTTGGTATTAATACAGAAAATGATCTTTGGGCCCGCTATTACCGTTTAAACACTGATAGTGGTCTCAATGGCGTCATATTCGAGCTCTTTAACCCTGATCTCATCGATATGTAA
- a CDS encoding class I SAM-dependent methyltransferase, translated as MNSIKSLQPIQDRGAVLVGWSFNIMCERSVKVGQQEEYIISLVKSGGPKADQYEELNQWFQTVGAQMRANMITRDQIREMWGAFGDAFSANTMQGFVVNKPYGYAGDFEVIDKIYTEWCSPKENLMNWDKFFHWQKAPIAVRNRKEYFKELLSDIERSANYPRVLNIGSGPCRDVLEYQQQNPLTKIQFDCLDMDKRAIEYSKNILNGGKVTYYCQNVFRFLSDKRYDLVWSAGLFDYLEDKQFLFLFRSLIRTVSPGGELVIGNFSETNPSRDYMEFGEWFLHHRTESKLFTLAEQAGCKTNSIRIEREPSGVNLFVRVRKT; from the coding sequence ATGAATAGTATCAAGTCGCTCCAGCCAATCCAGGACCGAGGCGCGGTTTTAGTTGGCTGGAGTTTCAATATTATGTGCGAAAGGAGTGTTAAGGTGGGGCAACAAGAGGAATACATCATATCGTTGGTTAAAAGCGGGGGGCCTAAAGCGGATCAATATGAAGAGCTCAATCAGTGGTTTCAAACCGTTGGGGCTCAGATGAGAGCAAACATGATCACACGCGATCAAATAAGGGAAATGTGGGGTGCTTTCGGTGATGCATTTTCAGCAAATACGATGCAGGGGTTCGTTGTAAATAAACCTTATGGGTATGCTGGAGATTTTGAGGTAATTGATAAAATATATACAGAGTGGTGTTCCCCCAAGGAAAACTTGATGAATTGGGATAAGTTCTTTCATTGGCAAAAAGCACCAATAGCAGTGAGAAACCGGAAAGAGTATTTCAAAGAATTACTATCGGACATTGAGAGGTCTGCCAATTATCCACGTGTCTTAAACATCGGCAGCGGTCCCTGCCGCGATGTATTGGAGTATCAGCAACAAAATCCATTAACGAAAATACAATTTGATTGTCTCGATATGGATAAAAGGGCAATCGAGTATTCAAAAAACATACTCAATGGTGGAAAGGTGACCTATTATTGTCAAAATGTATTTAGATTTCTGTCAGATAAAAGATATGATTTAGTTTGGTCTGCTGGTCTTTTTGATTATCTTGAAGATAAGCAGTTCCTTTTCCTGTTTCGTTCGCTAATTCGAACCGTATCCCCTGGAGGGGAGCTTGTAATTGGAAACTTTTCAGAAACAAATCCATCCCGAGATTACATGGAGTTTGGGGAATGGTTTCTACATCATAGAACTGAAAGCAAGTTGTTTACGTTGGCAGAGCAGGCCGGTTGTAAGACAAATTCGATCCGTATAGAACGTGAACCTTCCGGTGTTAATTTGTTTGTGAGAGTCCGTAAAACTTGA
- a CDS encoding helix-turn-helix domain-containing protein: protein MEKTFRDRVLEKLGNRKPTPWGLSIGLTLGAINRIFNQGVVPRADHLIKISDALGVSINWLLTGEEVSPKYVSCGETPIVDEKLVDLFHALPEDSQLGLVGMLGTYVSVLKDDDVQKAYESFKLSFMKEAQKRK, encoded by the coding sequence ATGGAAAAGACATTTAGAGATAGAGTATTAGAGAAGCTTGGCAATCGGAAGCCTACACCTTGGGGCTTGTCAATAGGCCTTACCTTAGGTGCAATCAACAGAATTTTCAATCAAGGCGTTGTTCCCAGGGCTGATCATCTCATTAAAATATCGGATGCTTTAGGTGTTTCAATTAACTGGCTTCTGACAGGGGAGGAAGTTTCTCCTAAATACGTTAGCTGTGGTGAAACACCGATAGTTGATGAAAAACTTGTTGACCTCTTTCATGCCCTGCCGGAAGACAGCCAACTGGGCCTTGTCGGTATGCTCGGCACTTATGTAAGCGTCTTGAAAGATGATGATGTTCAGAAGGCTTATGAGAGTTTTAAACTTAGTTTTATGAAAGAAGCACAGAAAAGAAAGTAA